The following proteins are encoded in a genomic region of Cryptomeria japonica chromosome 11, Sugi_1.0, whole genome shotgun sequence:
- the LOC131071615 gene encoding polyadenylate-binding protein RBP47B' produces the protein MEQQQQWMMQTQQQYQQQPQYSNDEIRTLWIGDLQYWVDENYLHNCFAHTGEVVSIKVIRNKLTGYPEGYGFVEFVSHSAAERILQTYNGTQMPGAEQLFRLNWASFGLGERRLVGGPEHSIFVGDLAPDVTDYLLQETFRARYPSVRGAKVVTDPATGRSKGYGFVKFADENERNRSMTEMNGVYCSMRPMRISAATPKKSLTYQQQYPTAKASYQTPAYSVPPTPVFPTDDDPNNTTIFVGGLDPNISEEDLKQIFGQFGELVYVKIPVGKGCGFVQFGNRVSAEEALQRVHGTVIGQQTVRLSWGRSPTTKQEPTAGWGQAQVDPNQWNGAYYGYGQGYEAYGYAQPPQDPSMYGYGAYPATGSYQQTEVQEMSTAGVMNTVQQPPEHKEEEISDPLAPPDVEKLNAAYIALHEASLVGRHLWLKTCELSS, from the exons ATGGAGCAACAACAGCAGTGGATGATGCAGACACAGCAGCAGTATCAGCAACAGCCACAGTATTCGAATGATGAGATAAGGACTTTGTGGATTGGGGATTTGCAGTATTGGGTTGACGAAAATTATTTGCACAACTGCTTTGCGCACACTGGAGAG GTTGTGTCTATAAAGGTTATTCGGAACAAGTTGACTGGCTATCCTGAAGGTTATGGTTTTGTGGAGTTTGTGTCCCATTCAGCAGCTGAGAGGATTCTTCAAACATACAATGGCACACAGATGCCTGGCGCAGAACAGCTTTTTAGATTAAATTGGGCCTCTTTTGGTTTAGGAGAAAGACGATTAGTTGGAGGTCCAGAACATTCTATATTTGTTGGAGATTTGGCTCCAGATGTTACTGATTATCTGCTACAGGAAACTTTTAGAGCGCGTTATCCATCTGTTAGAGGTGCAAAGGTTGTAACAGATCCTGCTACGGGGCGTTCAAAGGGTTATGGATTTGTTAAATTTGCAGATGAGAATGAAAGGAATCGTTCCATGACTGAAATGAATGGGGTATATTGTTCTATGAGACCTATGCGAATAAGTGCAGCTACTCCTAAGAAGTCCTTGACATATCAGCAACAATACCCCACTGCTAAAG CTTCCTATCAAACACCAGCCTACAGTGTGCCACCTACTCCAGTTTTTCCAACAGATGATGATCCGAATAACACAACT ATATTTGTTGGTGGATTGGACCCAAACATTTCAGAAGAAGATCTGAAGCAAATTTTTGGTCAGTTTGGTGAGCTTGTCTATGTCAAAATACCGGTTGGCAAGGGATGTGGATTTGTGCAGTTTGGTAACAG GGTTTCTGCTGAAGAAGCTTTGCAAAGGGTACATGGTACTGTTATTGGTCAGCAAACCGTTCGTCTGTCTTGGGGTCGAAGTCCTACAACCAAGCAG GAGCCTACTGCTGGATGGGGTCAGGCTCAAGTGGATCCAAATCAATGGAATGGAGCTTATTATGGTTATGGTCAAGGATATGAAGCTTATGGTTATGCTCAACCACCACAAGATCCATCAATGTATGGTTATGGGGCCTATCCCGCAACTGGGAGTTATCAACAG ACTGAGGTTCAAGAAATGTCAACAGCGGGTGTAATGAATACTGTCCAGCAACCACCCGAGCATAAGGAAGAGGAAATATCTGACCCTTTAGCGCCTCCAGATGTTGAGAA ATTGAATGCAGCATATATTGCTCTACACGAGGCTTCACTAGTTGGGCGACACTTGTGGTTGAAGACGTGTGAACTATCATCATAA